In Candidatus Contubernalis alkalaceticus, the following proteins share a genomic window:
- a CDS encoding argininosuccinate synthase — MTNLEEGVGILKVVLAYSGGLDTSIIIKWLIENYNCEVICMAADVGQAEELEGLREKALNSGASKIYIEDLKEEFVRDFVFPTLKANALYEQKYLLGTSIARPVIAKRMVEIAQMEGALALAHGCTGKGNDQVRFELTAKALNPQLKIIAPWREWSITSREEAIDYAQMHGIPITVTKEKPYSMDRNLWHISYEGGVLEDPYHEPHEDMFLLTVSPEKAPDEPLYMEIQFEKGNPLGINGKEYSPVSLVEELNRLAGQHGVGRRDLVENRLVGMKSRGVYETPGGTILFLAHQELESLCLDRDTMHFKELIAPRYAQLVYNGQWYTPLREALDAFIESTQKRVTGTVRVKLYKGSCTVVGMKSPYSLYREDLATFEKGELYDQRDAGGFINCFGLPMMVQGLLEGQLKGEE; from the coding sequence ATGACAAACCTAGAGGAAGGAGTGGGAATATTGAAAGTAGTGTTGGCATATTCGGGAGGGTTGGATACCTCTATTATTATTAAATGGCTTATAGAAAACTATAATTGTGAGGTCATCTGCATGGCTGCCGACGTGGGGCAGGCGGAAGAATTAGAGGGCCTTCGGGAAAAGGCCCTGAATTCCGGAGCATCAAAAATCTATATTGAAGACCTCAAGGAAGAGTTTGTTCGGGATTTTGTTTTTCCTACATTAAAAGCTAATGCTTTGTATGAACAGAAATACCTGCTGGGCACCTCTATCGCCCGTCCGGTGATTGCCAAGCGTATGGTGGAAATTGCTCAAATGGAGGGGGCTTTAGCGTTAGCCCATGGCTGTACCGGAAAAGGAAACGACCAGGTGCGGTTTGAATTGACAGCGAAAGCACTAAATCCTCAGTTAAAAATTATTGCCCCCTGGAGGGAGTGGTCCATAACCTCCAGGGAGGAGGCCATAGATTATGCTCAAATGCATGGGATTCCCATCACGGTAACTAAGGAAAAGCCCTACAGCATGGATCGTAACCTGTGGCACATCAGCTATGAGGGAGGAGTTCTGGAGGATCCCTACCATGAGCCTCATGAAGATATGTTCCTCCTGACAGTAAGCCCTGAAAAAGCACCTGATGAGCCATTGTATATGGAAATCCAGTTTGAGAAGGGTAATCCTCTGGGGATAAATGGTAAGGAATATTCCCCGGTTTCCTTAGTAGAGGAACTGAACCGGTTGGCGGGTCAGCACGGGGTGGGCCGCAGAGATTTGGTTGAAAACCGTCTGGTAGGCATGAAGTCTCGAGGTGTGTATGAGACCCCAGGAGGTACCATTCTCTTTCTGGCTCACCAGGAGTTGGAATCTCTTTGCCTGGACCGGGACACCATGCATTTTAAGGAATTGATTGCTCCCCGCTATGCTCAGCTGGTGTATAACGGCCAGTGGTATACTCCCCTGCGGGAAGCCCTTGATGCTTTTATAGAAAGTACCCAGAAGCGGGTAACCGGTACGGTGCGGGTAAAGCTATACAAAGGCAGCTGCACCGTGGTGGGAATGAAGTCCCCCTATTCCTTATATCGGGAAGACCTGGCCACTTTTGAAAAGGGCGAACTTTACGACCAACGGGATGCGGGAGGTTTTATCAACTGCTTCGGACTGCCCATGATGGTTCAGGGACTCTTGGAGGGTCAGCTGAAGGGGGAAGAATAA